The Cucurbita pepo subsp. pepo cultivar mu-cu-16 chromosome LG15, ASM280686v2, whole genome shotgun sequence genome contains the following window.
tttttcttgtcttttccATAAAGTAATTGAATTTGAtgggaaaataataaataaataaatatatatattttcgtggaaattaatgaataaagtTTTTGTAACTGACGCATGCTTCAACTAATTAATTGACTACTGATTTcattgtttgaattaaatcttcgtgaaaattaataatgatatGGTGCTAAAATACAAACATTCtcatcaataatttttatatatttaattaataattaatttaaaatagtattttgattttttttatttcaaatttcattttattttaatataatatttctatttgtctaaatttaaatcataaaatttcaataaatttcaaatttagcactttaaaattaattttatcaaataagaagtataatttcaattaattatacaaataaaaaaaactacccaaattataaattaaaaaaattatttataattaaaatttgtaaatctAACACCTATGCGCAACAAAATAGAACTATTAATCAGTTTCAAATGAACAGAtcgattttaaaattataaattgaataGTTACAATTAAATGACGTCACTTTATACTCTAAAATCGCTTCCCGGTCTTTAATTAATGTTGAATTATGCTCAATTTAGCgtcaataattatataattaaactattaatCATATTTTAGGATGAATTTATTGCTTTTAATAGTTAATAATATTGTAGCCCAAtaagaaatttatgaatttaagaGATTTGAAGTCTATAGGCCCAATCCAAATTAAATCCATCAATTTAAGCCCAAATTcggaaataataataattaacaaaactaaattttaaaaatttaggggtGCTTTTGTAAATAGTAGCTTATTTAAGGGTGAAAATGTAATTACATatacattttatttcaattatactAAACAATAAGGAGTATTTTGCAATAATTAGAAGAGTAGAAAAATCGATGGTCTCCGTTCTTGTGGTGAGCTTAGCCGTCGTTCTCCACGTCCGAACTCTCTGCATCTgtaaaatttcttcatttcttcacCTCTGGAAATCGCAATAATGGCGTCCGATAAGAACAATAACGAAGCAGATCATTTGGTGGAGCTTATCGTCCGGGATGAGTCTCCGTCAATCCCCGACGTGGTTTCGATCTTGGAGGAGGATGCTCCTCTGTTGACCCAAATTGAAAAGCCCAAGATCAACATCTTCACCATCTCTTATCCTCGAAGGAAACCTTTGGTATAACTCACttattttttcgtttttttaatCTGCTGTTCCTCTGTTGTTGCCGATTTTGGTTACGGAGATGTGGAATCTCGACGTGTTTGCATTATGATTCTTCTATTTTCATCTTCTGCGTATATTGTAttgttttagtttattttctttgttccttGGATCGTATATGATAGTACGTTAGAGATTTGGAGTAGTGCTGGGTTCCTCTGAATGCAAGGAGATTGGATTTAGGTATCAAAGTTTAGctgttattttctattattaacTTCGGTGTATAGAGTTCTGAGCATGCTTAAATTTTCTCTAGTTGGATACATAATCGTTTAAAGGTTTCTAAGAACTCATGCACCCCGCTTGAGTGGTTGCTTGATATGTCTTGGAACAAGTCATTGTTAATCGAAGTTTTTGCTCTAAAAAGGCCCCTCAAGTCGATTTGGTTCCTTTTCCCCTCGCTcttttttgtcatttaatGGTTGTATTTATTGGCAGTAATGAAATAACTCAAGCtgtttaaattgattaaacaTTATGTCAATTATTGTTTCATATGCATATTCAGGATCAGGTGAAGAAAATCCATGATAGCGAGGTATCTTCATTAACCCAATCAATTATTTGGATTTGGGGTGGATCAAGATACTCGGGTTTACTCTGTGCTTCTCTATCCTCCATCTTCTACTTCACCATGGAAATTCTGATGGGTTTTTTTTCTGGTTGGTAAAAACTTTCTCCTGActgaattttgaaatgtttctaCATTACAATGAAACGTGGTGCTCAGTAAGAGAACTGTCATTTCCTGTTCCTATAGACTTTTGTTTGCGTGTAGATATTAGGcctattattttctctttctcggCACACCTCTATCCTAACAAAGTTTCTTATCCCAACCAATTAATAAATGATCTGCTTTCCGGCTAAGTTTtagttgttattattattcaaattttcacttGTATTGACAGCTCAACCTATACCAATTCTTGAAATGACTTTTACAAGATGCACAATTATTACATTACTATCGTATTCGTGGTTGAGGAGGAGCGAGCAACCAATATTTGGACTGACACATGTTAGGAAGCTTTTGATTTCTCGTGCCTTAGCAGGACTTCTCTCGATGATGAGTTTTATTTACAGGTATATGACGTTAGTCCTACATTTTTATTGCAAATAATGCTCAATTACAGtgtagatattttttaaaatgttttgaataATAGAATTTGTTATCTTTGTATTTAAAGGAAACATGGGTATAGTGAAATTACTTTTATACTTTCTTAGGATGCGAGACATACTTGCTATTGTGTGAATTGAAGTATTCTTTCCCTTAAGTTTCTGATTTAACGCCTTGATCATATGGTCTTGGTGTCTAGACAACCAAGTTGATCGTTTTCTTGCTATTGTTCCTTAAAAAATGGATTGCATGCAACCAACATGAGCATAGCTCAATGATGCTTAACATGTATTCCTTCCCTTGAGGTCGAAGGTTCAGAAAATGGATTGCATGCAGTCTCATTACATTATGTGAAATATTGCCCACAAGCAATACTCTCTGATCTAACATTACCTGACATCCCACAACTAATGGGGTTGTTTGGAATGTGGTTTAAATGAAATCTTCTCATATAATTACCATTACTATGCACCTTtccaatcaaaatttatttggtaTTTTATCCATGAAATTTTTCTCCAGTTTCATCGGACAACCATCCAACATTGATTTTCTGCCTTCTGTTTTTTAGCTTTATCGAATATTAACAGCTCTttgatttgttcttcatttcagCATTCAAAGGTTGCCTTCGTCTCAGGCAGTTGTAATTAGCTTTACTACTCCCTTACTGGCTTCAGTTGTGGCAAGAATTATTCTGCAGGAGAAGTTAAAAATTTCTGACTTCGGCGGTATGGACTTGGACTTTCATTTTATACCCTCCAAAGAATGCAGCATGATGTGAAATGATGTTGCACATTATTTAGTGTTGATGTTTCACTATATTTGAATATTCCATTGAAGCAACCGAtgagattgaaattgaaaccCCAATTTGGTTCTTTCTGCCTACATGAGTTTgattatcttaaaatttatatctttATTGATTTATCTTCTATTAGGTTCTAAATTTACAGTATGATGTGCAAAGCCCTCttgcatttaataaaattcatcATTAACGTATAACATGATAATGACCCTAAGGTGTACCTTGATTGTAAAGGCTTAGGATGTTTGAAAATGCCTTTTTGAGTTGTGAGTTTAATCCTTAAAtctaaaaactttaaaactcAAGAAATCCTTGTTATCCGTTGGAACTAGACTTGGAGTAGACAAATACTGCGAAGCATAAGTGGCGGGTAGGCGGTGAGCATAAATATTCAACAGctcaattataaataaaaatattaacatattagtctctctttctctctacaCACCCATGTTTGTCTGAacgtttatgattggatctttgttgttttcgtttcatattattttcatatattatcGACGCTAGCTAATCTATTTGGTTTCTACTTTTCagtttagtatttaaaaactCTTGTATGCATTTTGTGAAGGCAAGAAGTGAGTACTTTCTGATTACCCTCCCATTTCAGGTCTTGCTTGCAGTTTTTTTGGTGTTCTACTAATTTTCCAAGATCTATTTACTAGTCCAGGTACCGAAGTGAGTTAACTTACcctcgattttttttttttcatgttggtTATATGCTATAtagttttttcctttctagaAGGCTATTANaaaaaaaaaaaaaaaaaaaaaaaaaaaaaaattgtttgtaaTGCTGTTAGAAGTTCAAGCATGTCTGTTCAAGAAACTAGTGGCCAATGCCATTAATTATGTTCTTATATGTCCTTCATATCGAATCTTCATTTGTTTCATGTTGTTTGAAAACATGCAATCTCGTGCAGCTATTACTTATCTTTGctcttattttgatttttccatCTGAAATCTCTTCCACAAGGCAGGTAAATATTCATCAAAACTTGCAGTTGCATTGTGCTTGTTGAGCCATGTTGTAAAGGAACGAGTTCTTGTTTCTCTTACTCCACAATTGTTGCATTACCTTATTTGAAGGGTTAACTAATGCTGGGAAGGGAAGCATAACACCGCCCCTGCGAAGTCACCATGCATATGCAGTATTAATTGGTTTTGTTGGATCTATAGCTGGTGGAATTAGTCACTGCCTTATTAGAGCCAGTGCAAAAGCATCTGATCAACCAGTGTAAGTTTATTTACTTTCCTTCTGTATAGgtaatatagaaagaaaaaaaaaaaaaggctcaGTATACATGcaatttttcttccttctaaaGTCATTTTTACTTTACAAACTTGGGGATCCTTCTAATCGGAATCACCCAACCAAGCAGGTTTTGGGTGGTGAAGGCTTGCCATGCCTGGGTTTGGCTGGGCATACTCACGTGCTTGACAGTGACTGTTAAGCCCTCACCGTTTCCTAAACCTTAGTTTACTAAACCCACACCTAAAATACAGGCTTATGATACCAAAAATACATCCCAAAAGGCTCCTAAATGTTTTTCATATCTCACAAGATTCCATAAGATGATAGCACAGAAACTATGGTAGAGACAGACGGCCTAGTACAGAAGaacatgaaaacaaaacagCGCCTGTAAATTTAACTTAGGCGTAGCAATGGAGGCTATGTTGCTTGGGGGTTTTCAGTGGTGAATACTTCCTAGTGTGGATCATGTCTAGGTTGACAGAAAATGTGTCGATTATTGTGAGTACTCATTTCTGATGTCCTTGCAGTGCTACAGTTTTCTCTTTCGGCATGCTGGCTTGTCCTGTCACTGCAATGTGTGCAATGTTCTTTGAGGTGAGCCGTAGCTCAAAAATACTTCATAATCAAATCCTCTTACATTCAGAGAGCTTTATACCTTTCTTTCCTTGTACCGTGGCTATTCTTCCTTGACTGGAATGCAGATACATGGTGTATTGAACCGTggatcatttttttaatgcaggATCTGGTAATGCCAAGTCTATATTCAATTTTCATGATGCTAGTGCTTGGTCTGCTTGCCTTCTTGGCCGAGGTAATATTGAATCCATTAGGGCTATAACATCATGAACAGTCAAAGCCAATGAATTGGCCGACATTTTATGCACAATTTAATTGAGCTGTCTATGGATGAATGTCCAACTGAAGGTCTGTTGGGCTCGGGGACTTCAACTTGAGAAAACCAGCAAAGTAGCCAACCTTCGGTATATGGAGGTAACTTCACCAGCTTCCTATGTTTATGTCTTTACTCAAAGTTAATCTAAATTGAGGAACCCTATATTCCAGGCTTCACTGGTGCAATTGTGGCATATTGGAGTATTAGGAGTGGCTCCGTTTGGTCCAATAGTTGGAGTTCTAATTATTTTGATCTCTACGTGTTGGACTTTATATGTTGGTCCCGATAGAGAAACTGAGTAATATGTACTCGGCAAAGAACGAATgtcttcacttttttttttgtagtgtGTTATTGATTACCTTCCATTgttaacatttttcattttatcatttataaaagtgtatTATTGATCTCTAAGGATATTGTTACTTAGAAATTGTTCAATAAATGATGTTAAGATTGCATCCCAAGTGGAAATCCAcacaagaaaaatgaaacccATAACACAAAACTACAAATGCAAATGATATTAAGATTTCAAAGCCTCAGATAGCCAGTCTATTTGACATCAATGAAAACTCAGCCGGTAATTCCAACTAAAACAGAACAAATCCTCATTGGCTTTTCagttcatgaaattaaatttgagaCAAAAACTGGGAATAGGACGATAAGATGAATTTGAATGTTGAAATAAATGGAATAGAAGAAATGTAATCACACAAAACGGCTCTGTAAATCCATAGAAAAAGATGAACAGATTCCTATCAAGATGTAAAAGATTTGTTTTAGGTTCAATCATAGCATCGACGGTCACCGCCATTGAGCTACCGACGACGTGGCATCGAACCgcagaacaaaaaacaaacacaaaatccTCAGAGACCCGTTTCAAATCAACCACACAGGAGAATCACATAACCGGCTGCAAATTCCCGACCAGTAATAACCCCGAAGAAACCAGATCGCTCCAGTAAAGAGACGAATCGGAGACGGAGGTCACTGGCGGATGGGAACCTCAGCCGAGTTCCATGGCTTCTCGCTGCGATTTGGAGTGTCATACGGCACTTCCTATCAATTTTGGGAGAGCTTCCTCATTGGATTCAAAcactaaaccctaaaccctaaaccaaccAATCCTATTGCAAAACTCGAATCGAAAGAAATCTAATGCCGCTGAAATTAAAGGAATCATAATTAGGGAAGCATTCAACTTCagaaagatgaagatgacGACGGAGATTAGTCGGTATTTATGGAGGCGAGAGAGGCCGAGAGTTTAGGGGCCCTGAATTTGTAGCCCTAATTTCTGACGTTGATCTCAATATGGGCCGGGCTTTTTCAATATGGGCCGGGCCTTTTCAATTTGGGCCCTCAGGATCTCAATAGcttataactaaaaaaattaaaataataatttttaaaatcgaaTGAAGTAAAGTAAGAGATaactgaaaattaaatatatcataaaatggaattaaatCCTTAATATTTACACACAAAACAGCTTGCACGTGCGAGGAAGGTCACTCAATGAGCAAGGTAAAACCAAATCCAAAACGTCGTCGTTTCTTAACATGTTCGGTGGGTTCATGTTTTCACCACAACACAAAAACCAGTTCGCCGGATCGGTGGCCATTTTTCAGAGAAATGAAAAGACCCACTTTACtcttccgccgccgccgccgccgtggTGTTTCATAGCATCAATTTCATCTCCATCCTCCATTCCCAGCTGACAATCGAATCGAATCGACACACAGAAATTAGGataaaaaaaccaaaccaaaccccaaaaaaagaagaggttcgcaaaaaaaaaacctcatcGGCTGTTTGGTTTCCGACAATGGCATGGCCGTCCAACAGAAACGCAATGGTTCCCAGCTCCAACGCTTGTCGTTTACAGTACGCTTTCATAAGTTCACTGAGTTGCGTCCTCTTACAAATCCTGAAATACACTTCACTCCCATCCTACCAATCAAATAACACTTCACTTTCATTTCGAGGGTTTTAAGGATTCGTCCAAAAAACACTCAAATCGGAGATCGAAACAGAACCTGCCCGTTGACCTTCACATTGACATACTTCGATCCGGGTTCTGCTTCGGGTTTCCGGGTCGGTGCTTCCCGATTTTCATCCATCGTTGTCGACATTTTCGAAACTGTAATTTCTCGTTCTCGGGAAAAACTTTGTTCTATTCAGTGGTTGCATTGCAGGAAGAAGACCCAGAATTTACACGTGGCGTAAAATCATTGGTTTATTTTCTGGCGTCTTGGGTTTCTAACTTCATTGACTGCTTTTGTGTTTTGGGCCTGCCAATCATTTGGGCCTTTGGGCCCAACATTTTTCGACCAACCAAATCTCGGCCTGTTTAgattaaagtaattttaattttgtacttaaaaaaataaccatatttcttaattattgaaaaaatagtaaaacataatattttaatattaaataaaatttattaatatatctaaaatgaccaaatattttttaattaatatatttttgaaatatataatcaTATTATTGATAATGACATAtatgaatattaataatgGTGACCTATGAATGACACTCTTTATTTATGTGTAGCCTTATTTTAGGCTAACAATTTATTGGACCTTTGACcgtaaatatttatttatttattactcaatataatttaatattattcattcaaaatttaaattctaaaaaaaagttatggaaTTAAAGTAAATATGACCggaaatagttttaaatttttccaataataattataggtgtctttaaaataaatgcatcataaatacaataaagtattattaaaaaaataaatttttactttattttagaatttaatatcgaaaaaaaaagtaataaactTATTATTACCGTAATGATTCGCTGGTTTACATTTCCAATTCACTCCGGTGGACCATGTCTGATGTCAGCGACAATGCCACGTGGAAGGCATGGACGTCGACGTTACATCGAAAACGATGTGGTCGCGATGCACTGTattaaaaatgacaaaatttttTTAGCAGAACCAGGAAAACGGTCGAGTTTTGTGGGCCCATTGTTGTCCAAACGGTTCTGGCGTGGATCATGATCTTGACCGTTCATTTTATGATTATCAGGCGTGTGGAGTATCGACGGTTCAGATCCAAGGTCAAGGTTTTGAACattattttactttcttcCTAGCCTacaatacaaattaaattgcCTAAATTGTAAAACTTACCTTTGTAGTTTGTTTTACAAAAGTATAAACAAACAATGTTGAGATGATCTGAAATCGAAATTCGGACCCGAGTGTCACCACGCTGTTTTAGGTCATCGCTATATTCGTTTAAGGTCTCGATTATTGTCCAATATTAAGTACTTTTTGTAATGTAGCCTTACAAACGTGTAATATTGGAGTTAATATTAGGATTTGGTCAACTTTTTTATATGTTCTATTTCGGTAAAATTCGGAGAAATCGAACACCTAACTTCTTGATTGATTGGCAATAGGGCTCGAGACTGGCTAATAATTGGGATTTGGAGTAAATAgtcgtgtttttttttccaatataAATTGAGCATCTAACCTCTTGATCGATTGACAGTAAGGCTCGAGATTGACTAATAATTAGGGTTAGGAGTAAAGAGTAGTATTTTTTCAACCGAAATCATTGAGCATCTAATCTCTTAATTGATTTAGGAGTAAAGAGTAGTATTTTTGCGACAGGAATCGAACATCTAACATCTTGATCAATTAACATTAGGGCTCGAGATTGACCAACAATTAGGGTTAGAAGTAAAGAGTAGTATTTTTTCAACGGGAATCGAATACTAACATTTTGATCGATTGACAGTAGGGCTCAAGATTGGCTAACACAATTAGGGTTAGGAATAAATAGTAGTATTTTTTCAACGAAAATCAAACATCTAACCTCTTGATCAATTGACAGTAGGGCTCGAGATAGGCtaacaattttcaataaaaatcgaACATCTAACCTCTTAACCGATTGACAGTAGGACGCCAGATCGACTAATAATTAAGGTTAGGAGTAAAGAGGGTTGCTTTTTCAACGGTAAAAAAGAGGGCTAAAAATGGTAGATTTTAAGATAGCCAGTAAGATTAGCTGGAAACAAAGGAGCCTGAGTTTTGAGCCCTGCCCATGTTGGGCCCATCACTGAGCTTTCTCAGTGATAAAAGACGCACCCATCTCTCGCTCTCGGCCACTCACTCAGCCACTCAGCCACTCTGCTCCTAAGCATCCACAATTTTAGTGCTTTGTAATGGAGCGGCTAACTCTctccttcttcatcttcctcctcttcctctaccCATTTGCAGGTAACTctaacccaaacccaaacccaaacccagaccatttgactttttctGTAACAAAttgttggttttgttttggtctTCACTGtgtcctgttttttttttttttgttgcagaGAGTGGTTCGATCGGAGTCAACTACGGCAGAATCGCCAACAACCTCCCCTCCGCCGTCAAAGTCGTTAAGCTTCTCAAATCCCATGGCCTTCAAAGGGTCAAAGTTTACGACACCGATCCGGCGGTTCTCAGAGCCCTCTCCGGCTCCGGCATTAAAGTCACCGTCGATTTGCCTAACGAACTCCTCTTCGCCGCCGCCAAACGCCTATCCTTTGCCAACACTTGGGTCGAAAAGAATGTGGCGGCTTATTACCCTTCCACTGAAATCGAAGCCATTGCCGTCGGGAACGAAGTCTTCGTCGACCCGCATAATACGACGTCGTTTCTTGTTCCGGCGATGAAGAATATTCACCAAGCCCTCGTCAAACACAACCTCCATTCCGCCATTAAAGTCTCTTCCCCTATAGCCTTAAGCGCCTTGCAAAACTCTTACCCTTCCTCAGCCGGTTCATTCCGACCGGAGCTAGTCGAACCGGTTTTCCGGCCAATGTTGGAGTTTCTCCGGCAAACTGGCTCTTATTTAATGGTTAACGCTTACCCATTTTTCGCTTATGAGTCCAACTCCGACGTGATTTCTCTAGACTACGCTCTTTTCCGGGAGAATCCCGGCGTGGTGGATTCCGGCAGTGGTTACCGGTATTTCAACCTATTCGACGCCCAAATCGACGCCGTTTTTGCCGCAATGTCGGCTCTTAAATACGACGACATTAAAATGGTGGTTACGGAAACTGGGTGGCCGTCGAAAGGCGACGAGAACGAGATCGGCGCTAGTGTTGCAAACGCCGCGGCATACAACGGGAATCTGATCCGTCGGATTTTGAGCGGCGGTGGAACTCCGTTGAGGCCGAAAGCAGATCTGACCGTCTATTTATTTGCCCTTTTCAACGAGAACAAAAAGAacggtcccacatcggaaaGAAACTACGGTTTATTTTACCCTAACGAAGAGAGAGTTTACGACATCCCGTTTACTACCGAAGAGTTGAAAGATTACCACGACAAACCGTCCCCGGCGCCCGCAACCGGCGGAGACGGGCAGACAGGATCAGGCAGCGGCGATGGCGGTGTATCAAAGAGTCAAACCGGGAACACGTGGTGCGTTGCTAGTGGTGAAGCGGGTAAAGAGAAGCTGCAGGCAGGTCTAGATTATGCTTGTGGCGAGGGAGGAGCAGATTGCCGTCCAATCCAACCCAGTGCCACGTGTTACAATCCTAACACTCTCCAGGCACACGCTTCATATGCTTTTAATAGTTATTACCAGAAGAACGCCCGCAAGATTGGCACGTGTTACTTTGGCGGGGCGGCTTACGTCGTCACTCAACCACCTAGTAAGTACTCTATAACTCCactcattattattaattcacctttttttttccttcaaatgcGCACGTTAGAGAATCCGACCCGGTCCGTATTTCCATGCTAAAATACGCCGCACGGTCCACGAGGTTGAATAATGAGCTGCACGCCAGCTCAGTAAGAAGTCAAATTTCACACACTAACTactaataaacaaaagaaccCCATTTTGCTGACGTGgcacttttaattttttttaaaaaaatattttgaaaatccTATTTTATGTGGTTaaagttagatatatatatataaaataccctttgtagtaaatattttcattacccttcttaaagttttcatttttaccaTCTTGAGGATGTTTCTTTCGACTCGTCTTTACCATCTTGAGGGCTAGCGTACTCgttagcacaccgcctggtgtctagctatgatattatatatatatattaatgtgtgggattgaagaaaaaggcatgaatttgaagtttttttgattaattttgaatgaaaaagagagaaaaagatggGATCTTTATAATGGGTGTGGCTCTTTATCTCTTTTTACTCAATGAGAAGACAAAAACTGAAGAGAATTTGAGCTTTtgggttctttttttctttgcttatTCTCATTCCTTTGAGCATCAAGTTTCTGAAAAAGGGCTGtcttttttgtgttcttcttttcctttttggtcGCCTTTTTCTGCAGAGTTTGGTAGCTGCGAGTTCCCAACTGGGTATTGAAGAATCTCATTAATGGTAGCAGTCGAACTGGAACGGAtcatacaaacaaaaaaaaaaaaaaaaaggttaaccttttaagtttgttcttaGAATATGAAACAGAATTCTTTTGTAATCCAATTGCTTTGGATAATGGCGGTTGGATTTTAAGGTTGTTTAATGTTGTTGTAAGAGTTCCTTGTCTGTAATTATAACATGTTCTGTTCTTCCTTGTTACTGTTAGACTtcatctgttttttttttaaatataatctaattatattgtttcaagcatatgtttaaatttaatcatgaGATTTGCAAGTGGGTTGTGACATTTTTTGTGTAAATCATGTCTCCatattcaatatattaaagaatCTATGGCATGTTTTGTAGtatacataatataatattttcatttgaaagGACAATGGtcttttagaatttgattaCTTTAGTGGTATTTGCATAAATTATTGTGCCCATGTGCTTGTGGGGCCATCCATCACGTTTCTTACGTCGTCGTTCAACTTAGATCAAGTTTGAAGATAATATGGAACGGTCGTCGTTCAacttagcaaatattgttctatttaggttttttctttcgagcttccccctCAAGGTGTTTTAGGGGAGGTTTAcgttcttataaagaattatgTAGGACCTCACAATCCTCCACTCTCCCTTTGGGATTCAGTGTCCTCGTTGttactcgttcccctctctaatcgatgtgagatcttacatgaTAATTGATGTTTGAAGCTATTTTTCTTTACACGAAAGAGAATAGCTATAGGAAAAGTTAAGGAATATTATGAACGAATCACGATGTGAAAATGAGTAGAGTTGCAAACACAACCCCAAACTTATGGGCATATGATTTGGGATATTGAAGCAAATATGAATGGGTCACATGAAGCTATCACTAAAAAGAGGAATATAACCAAAAAAGGTGTGTGAGTTTCAGTGATGGTATCAAGAAATTTCTGTCCTA
Protein-coding sequences here:
- the LOC111811397 gene encoding uncharacterized protein LOC111811397 isoform X2 — translated: MASDKNNNEADHLVELIVRDESPSIPDVVSILEEDAPLLTQIEKPKINIFTISYPRRKPLDQVKKIHDSEVSSLTQSIIWIWGGSRYSGLLCASLSSIFYFTMEILMGFFSAQPIPILEMTFTRCTIITLLSYSWLRRSEQPIFGLTHVRKLLISRALAGLLSMMSFIYSIQRLPSSQAVVISFTTPLLASVVARIILQEKLKISDFGGLACSFFGVLLIFQDLFTSPGLTNAGKGSITPPLRSHHAYAVLIGFVGSIAGGISHCLIRASAKASDQPVATVFSFGMLACPVTAMCAMFFEDLVMPSLYSIFMMLVLGLLAFLAEVCWARGLQLEKTSKVANLRYMEASLVQLWHIGVLGVAPFGPIVGVLIILISTCWTLYVGPDRETE
- the LOC111811397 gene encoding uncharacterized protein LOC111811397 isoform X1 — encoded protein: MASDKNNNEADHLVELIVRDESPSIPDVVSILEEDAPLLTQIEKPKINIFTISYPRRKPLDQVKKIHDSEVSSLTQSIIWIWGGSRYSGLLCASLSSIFYFTMEILMGFFSAQPIPILEMTFTRCTIITLLSYSWLRRSEQPIFGLTHVRKLLISRALAGLLSMMSFIYSIQRLPSSQAVVISFTTPLLASVVARIILQEKLKISDFGGLACSFFGVLLIFQDLFTSPGTEAGLTNAGKGSITPPLRSHHAYAVLIGFVGSIAGGISHCLIRASAKASDQPVATVFSFGMLACPVTAMCAMFFEDLVMPSLYSIFMMLVLGLLAFLAEVCWARGLQLEKTSKVANLRYMEASLVQLWHIGVLGVAPFGPIVGVLIILISTCWTLYVGPDRETE
- the LOC111811399 gene encoding small ubiquitin-related modifier 1-like, which codes for MSTTMDENREAPTRKPEAEPGSKYVNVKVNGQDGSEVYFRICKRTQLSELMKAYCKRQALELGTIAFLLDGHAIVGNQTADELGMEDGDEIDAMKHHGGGGGGRVKWVFSFL
- the LOC111811396 gene encoding glucan endo-1,3-beta-glucosidase 12-like, which translates into the protein MERLTLSFFIFLLFLYPFAESGSIGVNYGRIANNLPSAVKVVKLLKSHGLQRVKVYDTDPAVLRALSGSGIKVTVDLPNELLFAAAKRLSFANTWVEKNVAAYYPSTEIEAIAVGNEVFVDPHNTTSFLVPAMKNIHQALVKHNLHSAIKVSSPIALSALQNSYPSSAGSFRPELVEPVFRPMLEFLRQTGSYLMVNAYPFFAYESNSDVISLDYALFRENPGVVDSGSGYRYFNLFDAQIDAVFAAMSALKYDDIKMVVTETGWPSKGDENEIGASVANAAAYNGNLIRRILSGGGTPLRPKADLTVYLFALFNENKKNGPTSERNYGLFYPNEERVYDIPFTTEELKDYHDKPSPAPATGGDGQTGSGSGDGGVSKSQTGNTWCVASGEAGKEKLQAGLDYACGEGGADCRPIQPSATCYNPNTLQAHASYAFNSYYQKNARKIGTCYFGGAAYVVTQPPKFGSCEFPTGY